The proteins below are encoded in one region of Eubacterium sp. 1001713B170207_170306_E7:
- a CDS encoding MATE family efflux transporter, with protein MKEHNTKMALLGSAPIPKALLALGLPTMIGMLINALYNLADTYFVGGLGTDQMGAVTVAFPLGQVVVGLGLLFGNGAAAYISRLLGRGDNKTANQVASTALYSSMLTGAVVILCSVVFLEPILRQLGALDSVMPYALAYSRIYIICSIFNVFNVAMNNIVSSEGAAKTAMCALMAGAVLNVALDPVFIYTLGLGVTGAAVATALSQMVSTLVYLCYILRKKSVFSFSVKACRFSREILSEILKIGVPTLVFQLLTSLSIGMVNDAAKAYGASALAAMGPVTKLMSMGTLVVFGFLKGFQPIAGYSYGAGKLDRLRQAIKTAVLWSTLFCVVFGLVAAVFAAPILSLFTRDDMVMVQIGAAALRANGLSFMLFGFYTVYSFLFLVMGRAREGFILGACRQGLCFVPVILVLPSLWGLNGILYAQPIADVLSAAVTVLMAARLHRELSLAGRQIS; from the coding sequence ATGAAGGAACACAACACAAAAATGGCTTTGCTGGGCAGCGCCCCTATACCGAAAGCGCTGCTGGCCCTGGGGCTGCCGACCATGATCGGCATGCTCATCAACGCCCTGTACAATCTGGCCGACACCTATTTTGTCGGCGGTCTGGGCACCGACCAGATGGGTGCGGTCACGGTGGCCTTTCCCCTCGGGCAGGTGGTCGTGGGGCTGGGCCTGCTGTTCGGAAACGGCGCGGCCGCTTATATTTCCAGGCTGCTGGGGCGCGGGGATAACAAAACCGCGAACCAAGTGGCCAGCACGGCCCTGTACAGCAGTATGCTCACCGGGGCCGTGGTTATTCTCTGCTCCGTTGTTTTTCTGGAGCCCATTTTAAGGCAGCTCGGCGCCCTTGACAGCGTCATGCCCTACGCCCTGGCCTACAGCCGCATTTACATTATCTGCTCCATCTTCAATGTATTCAACGTCGCCATGAACAACATTGTGTCCAGCGAGGGCGCAGCCAAAACAGCCATGTGCGCGCTGATGGCGGGCGCTGTGCTGAACGTGGCGCTGGACCCGGTTTTCATCTATACCCTTGGCCTCGGCGTCACCGGCGCGGCCGTGGCCACAGCCCTCTCGCAGATGGTGTCCACCCTGGTTTACCTCTGTTATATTCTCAGGAAAAAAAGCGTGTTCAGCTTCAGCGTCAAAGCGTGCCGGTTTTCCAGAGAAATTTTGTCCGAAATTCTGAAGATCGGGGTTCCCACGCTGGTATTCCAGCTGCTGACCAGCCTTTCGATCGGCATGGTCAACGACGCGGCCAAGGCGTACGGGGCTTCCGCGCTGGCGGCCATGGGGCCGGTTACCAAGCTTATGTCCATGGGCACTCTGGTGGTGTTCGGGTTCCTAAAGGGCTTCCAGCCCATCGCGGGCTACAGCTATGGGGCCGGCAAACTGGACCGCCTCCGGCAGGCCATTAAAACCGCGGTTCTCTGGTCCACCCTGTTTTGTGTGGTCTTTGGTCTGGTGGCAGCGGTTTTCGCGGCACCGATCCTGTCCCTGTTCACCAGAGACGACATGGTCATGGTGCAGATCGGGGCGGCCGCGCTAAGGGCGAACGGCCTGTCCTTTATGCTCTTTGGCTTTTATACGGTTTACTCTTTCTTGTTTCTGGTCATGGGCAGGGCCCGGGAGGGCTTTATCCTGGGCGCCTGCCGGCAGGGCCTCTGCTTCGTCCCGGTGATTCTGGTACTCCCGTCCCTCTGGGGCCTGAACGGCATACTGTACGCCCAGCCCATTGCGGACGTGCTCTCCGCCGCAGTCACCGTCCTGATGGCAGCCCGCCTCCACCGGGAGCTGTCACTGGCCGGCCGCCAGATTTCCTAA
- a CDS encoding PadR family transcriptional regulator, with protein sequence MATIDLIVLGMLKKEALSAYDIQKLVEYRNISRWVKISTPSIYKKVIKLEEKGYIKSSVVKEGKMAEKAVYSLTDAGGREFEKLMLEIAGKPIHIFLDFNAVIVNLDSLDPESQKQCLEKIEANVKILKAYLEENMAQKADSPEIPETGKAVLQQQLILAGAIETWVASVKDHRA encoded by the coding sequence ATGGCAACCATTGATTTGATCGTACTCGGAATGCTGAAAAAGGAGGCCCTGAGCGCCTATGATATCCAGAAGCTGGTGGAATACCGGAACATATCCCGCTGGGTGAAGATCAGCACCCCCTCAATTTATAAAAAGGTTATAAAGCTCGAGGAAAAAGGGTATATTAAAAGCAGTGTCGTGAAGGAGGGGAAAATGGCCGAGAAGGCTGTCTATTCCCTGACCGATGCGGGCGGGCGGGAATTTGAGAAGCTCATGCTGGAGATCGCCGGCAAGCCCATCCATATTTTTCTGGATTTTAACGCGGTCATCGTCAACCTGGACAGTCTGGATCCGGAAAGCCAGAAGCAGTGCCTGGAGAAAATCGAAGCGAATGTAAAAATCCTGAAAGCGTATCTGGAAGAAAACATGGCACAGAAAGCGGACAGTCCGGAAATCCCTGAAACCGGGAAGGCTGTTCTGCAGCAGCAGCTCATCCTGGCCGGGGCCATCGAGACCTGGGTGGCCTCGGTAAAGGACCACAGGGCCTGA
- a CDS encoding nitroreductase family protein, whose amino-acid sequence MSSINKHSISIDHEKCIGCGLCVKDCVARNITLKDKKAGILAQDCILCGHCVAVCPKAAVSISGYEEEPSPSQGVRLDPEAVLEVIRQRRSVRQFQNREIPEAVLAQVLEAGRITHTAKNMQDVSLIVLDREKSKTEQMAVNLFRRIRPLAGLFNLLARRVPIDDHFFFFHAPIAVVIAAKAPIDGALAAQNMEFAAEAHGLGVLFSGYFTTAAGASRKIRKALGIPKGKKAVTTLVLGYPKVSYQRSAQREPLDVRYL is encoded by the coding sequence GTGTCAAGTATTAACAAGCATAGCATCAGCATTGACCATGAAAAATGTATTGGCTGCGGCCTGTGTGTAAAGGACTGTGTTGCCCGCAATATCACGCTGAAGGACAAAAAGGCCGGAATATTGGCGCAGGACTGTATTTTGTGCGGACACTGCGTGGCCGTCTGCCCAAAGGCCGCTGTTTCCATAAGCGGCTATGAGGAGGAACCGTCCCCCAGCCAGGGGGTCCGGCTGGACCCGGAGGCCGTGCTGGAGGTGATCCGGCAGCGGCGGAGCGTCCGGCAGTTCCAGAACCGGGAAATCCCAGAGGCCGTGCTGGCACAGGTGCTGGAGGCCGGGAGAATAACCCACACAGCAAAGAATATGCAGGACGTTTCCCTGATTGTACTGGACCGGGAAAAATCAAAAACAGAGCAGATGGCAGTGAACCTGTTCCGCAGGATCAGGCCCCTGGCCGGGCTGTTTAATCTCCTGGCAAGGCGTGTCCCCATCGACGACCACTTTTTCTTTTTTCACGCGCCCATCGCGGTTGTCATTGCCGCCAAAGCCCCCATCGACGGCGCCCTGGCGGCCCAGAATATGGAGTTTGCCGCCGAGGCCCACGGGCTGGGCGTTTTGTTCAGCGGCTATTTTACCACGGCCGCCGGCGCGTCGCGCAAAATCCGGAAAGCGCTGGGGATCCCAAAGGGTAAGAAGGCTGTGACCACCCTGGTGCTAGGCTACCCAAAGGTAAGCTATCAGCGGTCGGCCCAGCGGGAGCCTCTGGATGTCCGGTACCTGTAG
- a CDS encoding metalloregulator ArsR/SmtB family transcription factor: protein MEKTCEARIAEITQGFQECRDAFTAIGDETRQLILLVLLQSDLSGIRVGEIAQKTHLTRPSVSHHLQILRGAGIVNMRREGTRNYYYISADGTQWRAMAELVNQIYDGVMHIGEGRQDG, encoded by the coding sequence ATGGAAAAAACATGCGAAGCGCGGATCGCTGAGATCACGCAGGGCTTTCAGGAGTGCCGCGACGCCTTTACCGCCATCGGCGATGAGACCAGGCAGCTGATCCTGCTGGTGCTGCTGCAAAGTGACCTGTCCGGTATCCGGGTTGGGGAGATTGCGCAGAAAACGCACCTGACCAGGCCCTCGGTGTCCCATCACCTGCAGATTCTGAGAGGAGCGGGCATTGTGAACATGCGCCGGGAGGGCACCCGGAATTATTATTACATCAGCGCGGACGGGACCCAGTGGCGGGCCATGGCAGAGCTGGTGAACCAGATATACGACGGCGTTATGCACATCGGCGAAGGCCGGCAGGACGGTTAG
- a CDS encoding EFR1 family ferrodoxin (N-terminal region resembles flavodoxins. C-terminal ferrodoxin region binds two 4Fe-4S clusters.): MILYFSGTGNSAYAAGRIGREIEDETLDLFDRIRRQDTSTLRSERPWVVVAPTYGWRVPRVLSGWLAKTALDGARDIYFVLTCGGSIGNAGAYLRSLCAEKGLRFRGCAAVIMPENYVALYDVPGRAEALALIDRAEPVITGIARRIGQNKDLPESRVRFKDKCRSGLVNAVYYPALVHAGKFRAEDTCIGCGKCEQVCPLNNIRLENGRPRWGGHCTHCMACICRCPKEAIEYGKQSRGKPRYICPKTL; the protein is encoded by the coding sequence ATGATTTTATATTTTTCAGGCACTGGAAACAGTGCGTACGCGGCCGGGAGAATCGGCCGGGAAATAGAGGATGAGACCCTTGACCTGTTTGACCGCATCAGGCGCCAGGATACCAGCACCCTGCGTTCTGAGCGGCCCTGGGTGGTGGTCGCGCCGACCTATGGGTGGCGTGTGCCCCGGGTGCTGAGCGGCTGGCTCGCAAAAACAGCCCTTGACGGCGCCCGGGATATCTATTTTGTGCTGACCTGCGGAGGAAGCATCGGCAACGCGGGCGCTTATCTGAGAAGCTTGTGCGCCGAAAAGGGCCTGCGATTCCGGGGCTGTGCGGCCGTCATCATGCCGGAGAACTATGTGGCCCTTTACGATGTGCCCGGCAGAGCGGAGGCTCTGGCCCTCATCGACCGGGCCGAGCCGGTGATTACCGGGATCGCCCGCCGTATCGGACAGAATAAGGATCTGCCGGAGTCCCGGGTCCGCTTTAAAGACAAATGCCGGAGCGGCCTGGTCAACGCGGTCTATTATCCCGCGCTGGTGCATGCCGGCAAATTCAGGGCGGAGGACACCTGTATTGGCTGCGGGAAGTGCGAGCAGGTCTGCCCCCTGAACAATATTAGGCTGGAAAACGGCAGGCCCCGCTGGGGCGGGCACTGCACCCACTGCATGGCCTGTATCTGCCGTTGCCCCAAAGAGGCCATCGAATACGGAAAACAGAGCCGGGGAAAGCCCCGGTACATCTGCCCAAAGACCCTGTAG
- the rsgA gene encoding ribosome small subunit-dependent GTPase A, producing MKNITLKQMGMTDQFLAAAGQYSGLYAGRVVSQYKDAYRVMTEEDTLMAEVSGRLRYGAAGSSDFPAVGDFVMLDRQSGGGGNAIIHQVLPRKSAFIRKAAGTAQDGQVVASNIDTVFICMAMNHDFNLRRLERYLAIGWDSGAAPVVVLTKSDLCENPAACLAEVQSVAVGADVLLTTALDGAGVEPVLPYMKPGRTVAFIGSSGVGKSTLINRLTGEENLATNGLRNDDRGRHTTTRRELILLAGGAMVIDTPGMRELGVESADLDKAFSDIEALARACKFRDCTHTAEPGCAVQKAVEDGALDPQRLASYHKLKKEAGYEGLNAREIEAKKLERMFGSVGGMKNARRVLKDKDKRKYR from the coding sequence TTGAAAAATATAACATTGAAGCAGATGGGAATGACCGACCAGTTTTTGGCGGCAGCAGGTCAATACAGCGGGCTCTACGCCGGGCGGGTGGTATCACAGTATAAGGATGCTTACCGGGTCATGACGGAGGAGGACACGCTGATGGCCGAGGTTTCCGGCAGGCTCCGGTATGGGGCGGCAGGGAGCTCGGACTTTCCGGCAGTGGGCGATTTTGTCATGCTGGACCGGCAGAGCGGCGGAGGCGGCAACGCCATTATCCACCAGGTGCTGCCGAGAAAGAGCGCCTTTATCCGTAAGGCGGCGGGCACGGCTCAGGACGGGCAGGTGGTCGCCAGCAACATCGACACGGTTTTTATCTGCATGGCCATGAATCATGATTTTAATTTGAGGCGGCTGGAGCGCTACCTGGCCATTGGCTGGGACAGCGGCGCGGCGCCAGTGGTGGTTCTGACCAAGTCGGACCTGTGTGAGAACCCGGCGGCGTGTCTGGCCGAGGTGCAGTCTGTGGCTGTCGGGGCCGACGTGCTTTTGACCACAGCCCTTGACGGCGCGGGCGTTGAGCCGGTTCTGCCTTATATGAAGCCCGGGCGCACAGTGGCCTTTATCGGGTCGTCCGGTGTGGGAAAATCCACGCTCATCAACCGTCTGACCGGGGAGGAAAACCTGGCGACAAACGGCCTGCGAAACGACGACAGGGGCCGGCACACCACCACCCGGCGGGAGCTGATCCTGCTGGCGGGCGGCGCCATGGTCATCGACACCCCGGGCATGCGTGAGCTGGGCGTGGAGAGCGCCGACCTGGACAAGGCCTTTTCGGATATCGAAGCCCTGGCCCGGGCGTGTAAGTTCCGGGACTGCACCCACACCGCTGAGCCGGGCTGCGCGGTGCAGAAGGCTGTGGAGGACGGCGCGCTGGATCCGCAGAGGCTGGCGAGCTACCACAAGCTGAAAAAGGAAGCGGGCTACGAGGGCCTGAACGCGCGCGAGATCGAGGCAAAGAAGCTGGAGCGCATGTTTGGCAGCGTGGGCGGCATGAAAAATGCCCGGCGTGTTCTGAAAGATAAGGACAAAAGAAAATACCGTTAG